From a single Azospirillaceae bacterium genomic region:
- a CDS encoding malonyl-CoA synthase codes for MANHLFSLIRGRMPAPETPFIIAPETKGQPERTLTYGDVVALSARLANLLVARGVLPGDRVAVQVEKSPEAIVLYLACVRAGAVYLPLNTGYTLTELDYFIGDATPRLVVCDPAKATAIGDLARSKGVAAVETLGGQGAADAGTLLADAADLSDTFVDVAREAGDLAAILYTSGTTGRSKGAMLSHDNLASNALTLVDYWQFTGKDVLLHALPIFHTHGLFVATNTLLLAGGTMIFLAKFDADEVMRQLPRATTMMGVPTFYVRLLQHPGLTQAATAHMRLFISGSAPLLAETHDSWRERTGLAILERYGMTETNMNTSNPYDGDRVAGTVGFPLPGVALRVVDAETGAAIPQGEIGMIEVRGPNVFKGYWQMPEKTAAEFRADGFFITGDLGKIDGRGYVHILGRGKDLVISGGYNVYPKEIETEIDGLPGVVESAVIGVAHPDFGEGVTAVVVRQKGTAVDEAAVLAALEGRLAKYKQPKRVLFVDDLPRNTMGKVQKNLLRQEYQDLYKK; via the coding sequence ATGGCCAACCATCTGTTTTCCCTGATCCGTGGCCGCATGCCGGCGCCCGAGACGCCCTTCATCATCGCGCCTGAGACCAAAGGCCAGCCGGAACGGACCCTGACCTACGGCGACGTGGTGGCCCTGTCGGCCCGCCTGGCCAATTTGCTGGTGGCGCGCGGTGTGCTGCCCGGCGACCGCGTGGCGGTGCAGGTGGAAAAAAGTCCCGAGGCCATCGTGCTGTACCTGGCCTGTGTGCGGGCGGGTGCGGTCTACCTGCCGCTGAACACCGGTTACACCCTGACGGAACTGGACTATTTCATCGGTGACGCCACGCCGCGCCTGGTGGTGTGCGATCCCGCCAAGGCGACGGCCATCGGTGACCTGGCGCGGTCCAAGGGTGTCGCGGCGGTGGAAACCCTGGGCGGGCAGGGGGCGGCGGATGCCGGCACCCTGCTGGCCGACGCGGCGGATCTGTCCGACACCTTCGTCGACGTGGCGCGGGAGGCGGGCGACCTGGCCGCCATCCTCTACACCTCCGGCACCACCGGCCGGTCCAAGGGGGCGATGCTCAGCCATGACAATCTGGCCTCCAACGCCCTGACCCTGGTGGATTACTGGCAGTTCACCGGCAAGGATGTGCTGCTGCACGCCCTGCCCATCTTCCATACCCACGGCCTGTTCGTCGCCACCAACACCCTGCTGCTGGCCGGCGGCACCATGATCTTCCTCGCGAAGTTCGATGCCGATGAGGTGATGCGCCAGTTGCCGCGCGCCACCACCATGATGGGTGTACCCACCTTCTACGTCCGCCTGCTGCAGCATCCGGGCCTGACCCAGGCGGCGACGGCGCACATGCGCCTGTTCATCTCCGGCTCCGCCCCCCTGCTGGCGGAGACCCACGACAGCTGGCGGGAACGCACCGGCCTCGCCATCCTGGAACGCTATGGGATGACCGAGACCAACATGAACACCTCCAACCCCTATGACGGGGACCGGGTGGCGGGCACGGTGGGTTTCCCCCTGCCGGGCGTGGCCCTGCGCGTGGTCGATGCGGAAACCGGTGCCGCCATTCCGCAGGGCGAGATCGGCATGATCGAGGTGCGCGGCCCCAACGTCTTCAAGGGCTATTGGCAGATGCCGGAGAAGACGGCGGCCGAGTTCCGGGCCGATGGCTTCTTCATCACCGGCGATCTGGGCAAGATCGACGGGCGCGGCTACGTCCACATCCTGGGCCGGGGCAAGGACCTGGTGATCTCCGGCGGCTACAATGTCTACCCCAAGGAGATCGAGACCGAGATCGACGGCCTGCCCGGTGTGGTGGAGAGCGCCGTCATCGGCGTGGCCCATCCGGACTTCGGCGAGGGCGTGACCGCCGTGGTGGTGCGCCAGAAGGGGACGGCGGTGGACGAGGCCGCCGTGCTGGCGGCACTGGAAGGGCGGCTGGCCAAGTACAAGCAGCCCAAGCGCGTGCTGTTCGTGGACGACCTGCCGCGCAATACCATGGGCAAGGTGCAGAAGAACCTGCTGCGCCAGGAATACCAGGATTTGTATAAGAAATAA
- a CDS encoding YdcH family protein, whose product MATDNFVESLRQKHASLEDRIHAELARPYHDSAEVQRMKFEKLRLKERIDEHTRH is encoded by the coding sequence ATGGCCACTGACAATTTCGTCGAAAGCCTGCGCCAGAAGCATGCGAGCCTGGAAGACAGGATCCATGCCGAACTGGCCCGCCCTTATCATGACAGCGCCGAGGTGCAGCGCATGAAATTCGAAAAGCTCAGGCTTAAGGAAAGAATCGACGAACACACGCGGCACTGA